A genomic region of Enterococcus sp. 12C11_DIV0727 contains the following coding sequences:
- the trpX gene encoding tryptophan ABC transporter substrate-binding protein yields MRKNRLSVVVVVIVVFLIGSFFVEKQESAKEKLPTVGVLQFVSHPALDQIYKGIQAGLKEKGYEDGKNMTIAFQNGQADQSKLATMSQQLVQEKKSDVLIGIATPAAQALANTTTEIPIVLGAITDPVSAGLVKDNQKPGGNITGVSDKSPVDAQFDLVTEILPKSKKVGILYASSEENSKYQVEEAKNVAEKKGLSVKTYAVPSSNEIAQTVQVMTSEVDFIYIPTDNTIANAMQTVVNEADKTKTPIIPSVDTMVEQGGLATVGINQFDLGVQTGKMAADILSGEAKPATTAIYTFKTGDIIVNQRQADKLGVSIPEKIKSKAKIVD; encoded by the coding sequence ATGAGAAAAAATCGTTTATCGGTCGTTGTCGTCGTTATTGTTGTTTTTTTAATTGGTTCTTTCTTTGTAGAAAAACAAGAATCGGCGAAAGAGAAGTTACCAACTGTGGGGGTCTTACAGTTTGTTAGTCATCCTGCTTTAGATCAGATTTATAAAGGGATTCAAGCGGGATTGAAGGAAAAAGGGTATGAGGATGGAAAAAATATGACGATCGCTTTTCAAAATGGACAAGCAGATCAAAGTAAGTTAGCTACGATGAGTCAGCAATTGGTGCAAGAAAAAAAATCTGATGTTTTGATCGGAATTGCAACACCTGCGGCCCAAGCGCTAGCGAATACAACCACAGAAATCCCTATCGTTCTCGGTGCAATCACGGACCCGGTCAGTGCTGGTCTTGTAAAAGATAACCAAAAGCCGGGCGGTAATATCACTGGAGTCAGTGATAAATCCCCAGTAGATGCTCAGTTTGATTTAGTGACTGAGATTTTGCCGAAGAGTAAAAAAGTTGGAATCTTATATGCTTCATCTGAAGAAAATTCTAAATATCAGGTTGAAGAAGCAAAAAACGTTGCAGAGAAAAAAGGGCTGAGCGTGAAAACGTACGCAGTGCCGTCAAGTAATGAAATTGCACAAACAGTTCAAGTAATGACGAGTGAAGTGGACTTTATTTATATTCCAACAGATAATACAATTGCAAATGCGATGCAAACTGTCGTCAATGAAGCTGATAAAACAAAAACACCGATCATTCCTTCGGTAGATACTATGGTAGAACAAGGCGGGCTGGCTACCGTAGGGATCAATCAATTTGACTTAGGTGTTCAAACTGGTAAAATGGCAGCGGATATCTTATCAGGAGAAGCCAAACCTGCAACGACGGCTATCTATACATTTAAAACAGGCGATATTATTGTTAATCAAAGGCAAGCTGACAAATTAGGAGTATCAATTCCAGAAAAAATCAAGTCGAAAGCGAAGATCGTAGACTAA
- a CDS encoding ABC transporter permease, with protein sequence MIVSAIGQGMLWAILGLGIFMTYRILNFPDMTTEGSFPLGGAVCVTAITSGIHPIIATLLGVLAGMCAGLVTGLLFTKGKIPVILAGILVMSGLNSVILYVMQTPNLSLLNKPKIQDFFLQLNLPNYYDIVFLGVIFLAIIISLLLFFFNTNLGQAYIATGDNEHMARSIGIKTDSMKILGLTLSNGVIALSGALIAQNDGYADVNKGTGVIVIGLASIIIGEVLFGELTFAERLVAIVVGSIIYQLLILLVIKLGFDTTYLKVFSAVILAACLMIPQLKKALNLHFLPSKEDER encoded by the coding sequence ATGATTGTTTCAGCAATTGGACAAGGAATGTTATGGGCAATACTAGGATTAGGTATTTTTATGACCTATCGAATTTTAAATTTTCCCGATATGACGACAGAAGGCTCATTTCCATTAGGAGGAGCCGTGTGTGTCACAGCAATTACATCAGGAATTCATCCAATTATCGCTACATTGTTGGGTGTTTTAGCAGGGATGTGTGCGGGCTTGGTAACAGGACTACTATTTACTAAAGGGAAAATCCCAGTGATTTTGGCAGGTATTTTGGTGATGTCAGGATTGAATTCGGTTATTCTGTATGTGATGCAGACACCAAATTTATCTTTACTGAACAAGCCAAAGATTCAAGACTTCTTTTTACAACTAAATTTGCCGAATTACTATGATATTGTTTTCTTAGGTGTGATATTTTTGGCAATCATCATTAGCTTATTACTGTTTTTCTTTAATACAAATTTGGGACAAGCTTATATTGCGACGGGAGATAATGAACATATGGCACGTTCGATCGGGATCAAGACAGATTCCATGAAAATATTAGGATTGACCTTATCTAATGGTGTGATTGCTTTGTCTGGAGCGTTGATTGCCCAGAATGATGGTTATGCAGACGTCAACAAGGGGACCGGCGTGATTGTCATTGGATTAGCTTCAATCATTATTGGTGAAGTATTGTTTGGTGAATTGACTTTTGCAGAACGTTTAGTCGCTATTGTGGTCGGGAGTATCATCTATCAATTATTGATCTTATTAGTCATTAAGTTAGGGTTTGACACAACGTACTTAAAAGTCTTTTCAGC